Within Myxococcales bacterium, the genomic segment GCCTTCTTCAAGGTCGCATCGTACGCGTCCAAGGTTTTCTCCACGCGCTCCGCCTTCGCCAACAGCACGTCCACCTGCGGGTTTCGGCTCAGGCGTGCCGCGCTAAGCAATTCGCGTTCGCGCTTAACCAGGCTTCGGTAGGCGTTGCGATTGGCCTCGTCATATTGATAGCGCTCATCGTCTATGCCAACTCGGAGTTGCGCCTGTTCAATGGCCAGGCGCAACTCTCCAATGCGTTGCTCGTACGATGCGACGGCCGTCTCATGATGTTCGAGCTCACGTGCCATGTCCACGGACCCGTCGGCTCCGTGCTCCAACGTCTTGGGAGTGCCTTTCGTGATGGTCTCGAGCGCCGCCAACCGAGCCCTCAGCCCAGAAACCTCGACCTCTAGCTCGCGCAGCTCTCGACGCAAGGCAGAGTGCTGTCGGCGGGCATCCCGTTCGCGCGCATCCAGCGCTTCCTGGCTTTGAGGGATTGCTTTTAGCAAACCCTCCAAACGCCGTCGTTCGGATCTCACGCTCTGAAGTTCCGCATGCCCCGGCCGAGAACGATCGTCTACAGCCGCAACACGGGAGCGCGCGATATAGAGGCGATTGTGAAGCAGGACACTCTGTTCGCCAAGCAGCCGGAGATCGGCAAAAATATTGGCACTATTTTCCGCTCGAAGGGCCCCATCGAGCCTCTGTACCAATTGCTCGGTTTCCTTGAGTGCCTGACTTGCATCGCCAAAATCTGCAATGACGCGCATCGCGCGCTTCATGTTGGCATCGGGTGGGGCCCACAACAGCGCCTTTTCGGGGATAAAAGTCTCGAGACTGAAGGTATCAATGTTATCCCCGACCAAGCCACGGAAATATGTACGAAGGTCGTCATGTCGCGCCAGCACGGCGGCAAGCTGTTTGTTGACCGGCTTAACTACACGGATAACATCGTTAAACGCTTGATTGGCCGCTTTGAAATTCCCGTTGCGAAGCAACAGGTTGCCCCTTAGCAGCTTCGCGTCTGGGATGTAGCGACTGAGAGGCGCCGCGAGCGCCAAAACATCCAAGGAACGCTCTGCGCGTACACTATCGCCCTGCCGAATATATACCCAGGCTATTTCATAGAGGGCTGTATCAAAATACACCGATGTGCGCGGCACGGATTGGTAGGCCTTCACGGCACTAGCTAGCTTCAGCGTCTCATAGTACAGGCGGCCCAAGGCCAAATAGGCCAACTGACGGATGGCCTCAAGCTCGCCGGTACCTCGACGCTGCTGAACCACCCGACGAAACGCTTTGAGCGCTTCTGGATAATTTTGCTTCAAGGAGAGAATGACGCCCAAGAAGTAGTCTGCTTGTGCGCGGTACGCGCTTTTTGCACCGATGGCCCGAAATGCAGCTTCGGACCTGCCCAGCTCTGCTTCATTTTGAATCACGGAGGACGGATTGAACTCATCTCCTTCTGAGGCGGATAGTTCCAGGTCCACCGCGCGGCTATACAGATACTTTGCCTTGGCATACACGGTCGCGGCTTCGACTTTGGATGGAGGAATTCGGTTGAGCTTATCGAAATACCCCTCGACGCCGCGAAAATCCCTGGTTTTTAGCGCGATATCTATCAGTCGTCCCAAGGCGCGCTGAACATAGGGCTGGTATGCTTGCTGCTCAGCATGTTCGAGGATTTGACGAAATCGGGTGCGCGCGCCGTAGGTGTCACCCGCGCTGTACAACGATTCGCCCAGCAGCATGAGCGCATCGGGATACGCGCGGTGCCCTTCATAATGCTCTACTATATCGGTAAAAATGACGCTCGCCCTCAGGTAATCCTTGAGACGATAAAACAGCTCACCATCCGCAAGCCGTTCTTCGACATAGGTAGCGCTCCTTAACTTTTGTACGCGCATGGGCCTGCTGCGTAGATGGGCGGCACTTGCTTCGATGTCGATGAGCTCGCGCCCCCATCGATCGAGATTTTGCGCCATGGCTGGAGAACCGCCGATGGTAGCGGTCATCCACACGCTCAGCAGCAGCCAACGGCGCGGCTGGCTTCGGGCCATTTACTCGGCTCCTCGGCCCTCAGGCCCCTGCGCGCTGTGCCGGGTCGCGGTCACTTTCTCCGCGAAGCGAATGGCAGGTCTATCCTCGAGGGGTGCCGCCGGCCCGCCTTTTTCATATGCGATGACGCGCAATGAGACGCCTTTGCCCTCTGGCGCTGTAAAGGTGTGATTGGAGCGCACCTTGAAACGATAGCCCTTCAAGTACGAAAAAACACCGAAGCCATGCCCGCGATACTCCAGATTGACCGTCAACGTATGCTCGCCGGGCACCATGCTTCCATGATAAATCTCAAAAGCGTCTTGATCCCCCAGCGAGCCTTCTTCATCCGCCTTATTAAAGATGGGTGCGCCGTCGAGCGCATAGGTGGCTTTCACCAACCGATACGACGACGACATGCGATTCTCATGGCTGATCACCGCCTGTGATCCAGCCACCACGCCTTGCAGCACGGTTTCCGCCAGAAGCGAAAGCCGTGCCTTCGATCGAAAGATTTGCTCTTTGAGCTCGTTGATGCGCTGCTCGAGATCACGCAACTTGACCGCATAAGTGCTCGCGCTTATCTCGCCTGTAGATTTCCCGGCCGCGGAGGAAGACTCCGCTGCCATCGCCGCCTTTGCTGGCTCTGTCTCGGGCACTTTGCTCGGTGAATCATCACCGGCGGCGTTCTTCTCGCCAGCTTCCTTTGGCGCTACTGAATCCGGGGCCGCGGGTTTTTCGGAAACTGCGTCGCTGGCTTTTCCCGCATCCTGGGTTTTGCCTGGCGGGTTCTGCGCATCCTTGCCCTGTTGCGGTTCGGCAAGCGCACTGCCGTGGGCCATGACCCACCCTGCTGCTATCAGCCACATTAGTCGATGTCCGTACACGCCTGTTACCGTCGGGCTGCCACGCATCACGATAAACGCCTTTCTTACGCCTTTTTGGCGCCTCAGCTTATACCAAGGGGATCACAAGGGTCAACGCAAGAACTCGGTTATCCCCGAGAGCGGCGATCGCCCCTTGTAGCATGCGCCCCCGTCGCTGTCATCGCGAGAATGCGATATGTTACGTCGGTGAGCGCTACTATATTAATCATAGATGACGAGCGAAATATTCGCCGTGTGTTGGAGATGGTCCTAACCGGCGAAGGGTTCGAGGTACGCGAAGCCGAGACAGCTGAGCAAGGATTAAAGATCCTCGAACGCGAGAATATCGACGCGGTAATTTTGGACGTGCGTCTTCCAGGGATGAACGGTGTAGAAGCATTGGCGGCGATCCGCGCACGCCCCGACGCAAGCCGCATCCCTGTGCTGATGATCTCTGGGCATGCTGGCATTCAAGACGCCGTGGCGGCGGTGCAGCTTGGCGCAACAGATTTCTTCGAAAAGCCCTTGGACCGAGAACGGGTGCTTATTAGTGTTCGCAATGCCCTCAAGACCCGCGAGCTCGAAAGCGAGGTCGAGCAACTTCGCAAGCGCACGCAAGACCAAGGCGAGATCATGGGCAAGAGCCCGGCCATCGAAGACCTACATCTCCAAATCGCCAAAGTGGCGCCCACCAATGGTCGGGTGCTTATCACCGGCGAAAGCGGGACTGGCAAAGAGCTTATCGCACGCGCCCTCTATCGGCAAAGCCAGCGAAGTCAGGGGCCCTTCGTAAAGGTCAATTGTGCGGCCATCCCAGGAGAACTGATCGAAAGCGAGCTTTTCGGCTACGAAAAGGGTGCGTTCACCGGCGCACAGAAACCACGCCGAGGCCTGTTTGAGGCCGCCCATCACGGCACATTGTTTTTGGATGAAATAGGGGACATGAGCCTCGGGGCGCAGGCCAAGGTGCTCCGCGTCTTACAAAGCGGTGAACTCACTCGCGTGGGTTCGGAACAGACCATCACCGTCGATGTACGTGTGATCGCCGCGACGCACCGCGACCTAGAGCGAGAGGTGGCTCTGGGTACATTCCGCGAGGATCTATTCTTTCGTTTGAATGTCGTGCCGCTTCGTAGCCCTGCTCTGCGCGAGAGGCGGCAAGACATACCGCTATTGGCGAAAGCTTTTCTCGATGCGTACGCGCTCGAGAGCGGGATCAAAGCAAAGCCCATTGACGACGTCGTGCTCAAAGAGCTTGAAAAACGTGAGTGGCCAGGCAATGTGCGCGAACTCAAAAACATCGTGGAGCGCATGGCTATTTTGAGCGGCGAGCGCATCTCTCTCGAAGACCTCCCCGAGAGCCCGCCCAACGAGAAACCTGTGCCCTCTCATGCTGGGGTTTTTGAAGAATTCGGGCTCGTTTCGGCGGGACATTATGAAAGTCTCCGCGAATTCCGCCATCGCGCAGAACGTAGCTATATTACATATATACTGAATAATTACAGCTGGAATGTATCACGGGCGGCATCGGCGTTGGGTTTGGAGCGTACCAACCTTCATAAGAAAATGCGCAACTACGCCATCAAGCGCGAAGACTAGTAGAGCTTCACGATTGTCGGCTCGCCCCGGACCACTCCGGTCAGGGCATCAAGATCATTGTCCGCCCCGTCGTGAATGAGATCCAGCTCGGGGACGACTTCGTAAATACCGGGCTCGGTCAACAGGCCAGGACAAAATGCGCCCGCCTCCAGGCGATGGCGAATCGCTCGCCTCGGGGTTATCTTCCGAAAGAAATCTCGAATCGGCGTCACGTTAAGGCGTTCCATGCGACACTCGACGGTTTTATCAGGGGCTGAGACAAGAAACCGGTATTGATCGGGACGCACATATACATAGGACGCGTCGTGTTTTGCACGCAAGCGGGTGCTGAAGATTACCGGGGTGCCCACGCGCCTTTCCACGCGGGTCATACTCAGTATGGCCGGTCCACTGCCGGCTATCTTGGGTTCCGAATCCAACATCAAAGGCGCGCCTGTCACTTGAGCGATGCGGTCTTCAGACCGGTCGGTTGCACGCGCCACAAATCGCTTACCGCGCCTTACGCGCCGACCATAATGCGGAATCAGCAGCCCGCCTTTGGCCAACGCCTTGAGCGCGCTACCCTTGCAGTACATGCGCAGGTCAACATCGGTCTGCCAGGCGTCCGGATCTTGCGGATGTCTAACGCTAAGTGACCTCAGGAGCTTTGAGCCAGGCTGCCGCCTTGGAGCCCGTGGATGCATACATCGCATCTTCCGCGATGATGCCGTTGCCTCAAGCTCGAACCAAAAGAGCCGCGGGTCCGTCAGCACGTCGGCGCTTTGAAACTGCGCGAGAGCCACCCGCAGCGTCACGCGGTAGTGATGCTGTAGTGCGCTCATCCCGGCGTCATCCTCCACGCGAAAAACCGATAGCTCAAGACCTTTCTGTGACGCTCTCTCGTCGGCTAACGCAGCCGCGCCGTAAAAACACGGCATAAGTAACCCGAGAGACACCCATACTCCGCGGTAAACCCACCTCATGACAACAGTCCCTCCACCGCATGAAGCACGTCGCTGCGGATAGCCTCTGGGAAAAGTAAGCGCGGCTGCGTGATCACCTTGTTTCGCAACTGGCCCAAGAGAAACGACATGTCGCCAAGCCGCAAGAGCGGCTGATGCCGCAGTTTCACCCACATGCCCTGCTGGGTATCATCCGTCGGCTCGGCATACGGGATATCGGTAGTCACATCCAGCCACACCCAGAGATCTTCGCGCAACCCCCGCCCATGCGCAATTTCTCTCGCGCGGGATAGCACCTTGGCCCCTAGTTCGTCATCGGATGGCGCGGCGGGCAACGGCAGGGTCTTGGGCAGACGTCGATTTAAAAAGCACTCGCAAAACTCTCCGAGAAGCGCATCCGGGCCGCGTCGCCATTCGGCCAGGCTGTTCAATAACACCGCATCGTCGAGATCCAGATAATCAGATAAACCCACGTGCTCACCTAAGGCCGCCAAGCGAAGCGCCTTCGGCGCAGAAGGTAGCCGCGCGCCATCTCGCAATAATTCCGCGAGCCTCGCAAAAAGCCCGCGCACCAACGCTTCAGCCGCGCGCGTGGCCTTATGGTGATAGACCTGTTGATACATAAAGTGTCGCGCAATAAAGAACCCCTCAATCGACGGCAGCCCTTTGCGACCTTCGATGGCTATCACCCAGCTTCCGTCTTCAAGTTCACCCAGGCACAACGCCCGCAATAACCAGTCGAGATCGTAAATCCCGTAGCGGACGCCGGTGAGCTGGCTATCGCGCAAGAGGTAATCGCACCGATCGACATCCAACATGCCACTGATAGCGCGCGTCAAATAGGGCAGTCGGTGTTTCCCTTGCATCAACCCCGCTACACGCGTGGGCAGTTCCCGATCGAGCTTGCTCAGCACCCGATTCACATCGGTGGACGGATCGAGCACAATATCGATGCCCCACGCTTCGTGACTACGCGCTTGCGGCATGACTTCCTCAAAAAGATGAGAAAACGGTCCGTGCCCCACATCATGCAAAAATGCTGCAGCCACAGCATCGAGTTCGTCCATGGGCGACATACGCATCTCCACGGGGCATCCCTCTTGCACCTCTTTGAGCCGCTCTAGGAGCCGTACCATAACATGCGCTGCGCCCAGTGCATGCGAAAACCGAGAATGCTCCGCCCCTGGAAATACCAGCGAGGCCAGTCCGAGCTGACGCACGCGACGCAATCGTTGCACCTCGCGTGTTTCGAGCAGTCCGAGAATCAACTGTTCTGCGGCGCCTTCGAGCACAATCAACCCGTGTACGGCGTCACGCAGTAACATAGGACGGCCTACCCCTCTTGCCTAAGTGCGCCGTGTAGCGCGTGCGCCAATGCTGAGGCGTCCGGCGCCTCAATCGACCGTGGCTTCCAACCGATGCTAAGCCCGTCGTCGCGACTAAACTTGGGAATAATATGGAAATGCACATGCAGCACGGCTTGGTGTGCCAGCGCACCGTTGTTCTGCAGCACATTGTAGTTTTCACAGCCAGTGACACGCATCAGCGCGCGCGCCAGCCGTGGCAGAACCCTCCCGATCGCGGCAGCGGCCTCGTCCGAGAGTTGATCCAAACGCTCCTTCGCCTCCTTGGGGATCACAAGTATGTGGCCTCGGCTGAGCGGCGCGACGTCCAAAAACGCCAGGACGTGTGTGTCTTCATAGACACGATGACACGGAATTTCACCGCTCAGGATTTTGCTAAAGATTGTCATGGTTACACCTGAAACTACTATAGTGCAGGCAACCTGCCCGGAGAAGGCCTTCCAAAGAAGGAAGGTATCTGCTAAGCACGTTAATGGAGGTCGTTATGAGTTTTGAACTGCCGCAGCTCCCTTACGATAAATCGGCGCTTGAGCCCTACATGAGCGCAGAAACCTTTGATTATCACTATGGCAAGCATCACGCGGCCTATGTCACCAATCTCAACAAGGCGATTGCAGATACTCCCTATGCCAAACAGTCTTTAGAGGCGATCATTATGAGCGCCCAAGGCGGAGTATTTAACAACGCGGCGCAACATTGGAATCACAGTTTTTTCTGGAAATGCCTCGGGCCCAACGCCGGCGGCAATCCAGGCGGCGACTTGGCGAGTGCTATCAAGCGGGACTTTGGATCCTTTGACGATTTCAAGTCGCAGTTTGCAACTGCTGCCGCAGGTCAGTTTGGTTCCGGTTGGGCCTGGCTCGTGCTCGACAAAGACGCCCTTCGAATCACGACGACTGCCAATGCGGATTTGCCCATGAAACATGGCCAAAAAGCCCTCTTCACCGTCGATGTTTGGGAGCATGCTTATTATATCGATTATCGCAACGCGCGTCCTAAGTTCGTCGAGACCGTTCTCGATAAACTCGCCAATTGGAAGTTTGTGGAATCAAACCTCAAGGGCTAGAGAGTGCCGTCAGGGCTTAGCCGGCAAGGCCAGTGTCCCTAGGCGTCCATCTCGTGGAACACGGTAGCGAGAAAGCTGCCCCGTTCTGACCACCGCAATATTGTCCTCGTGCCACAACGCTATTGCCGGCAAGTCCCGCGCGAGTAAGCGTTGCACCTCTTGATAGATCGGGCGCCGCTTGGTGATGTCCCCCTGCTTGACGCCTTGCTCGAATAATCGATCAAGCGCACTATTTTTGTAACGCCACCTGTTTGCGCCCACTTGGGTTTCAGTGGGAATATGCGCTGAAGCAAAGAACCAACTGAGCACATGCGGCTCAAACACCTCAGGCAGGGCCAAAATGGCCAGTTCAAAACGTCCATGACGGAGATCTTCTAAGAGGGTCGCCGTCTCGCTAGGCCATACGTCCACTTCGATCCCCACCTGATGCAACATCGCAGCCACCGCTCGGCCAATCCCCAGGCGCATGCGATCAGCGCTTGTTCGTAAGCGGATCCGTCCTACGTTCACGCCGTTACGGCGAGCCTCGGCAATGAGCGCTCGGGCGCGCTCGGGCCGATAAGGATAGGAGGGAAGAGTTGCATCATAAGCCCAGTGGCCCTCTGGAATGAATCCGTCTGCGAGCGTGGCCCGGCCCCCAAACTTCGCATCGATAAGTGCCTGCCGGTCGATAGCGTATGCGATGGCTTCACGGACCCGTCGATCGCGCAAAGAATCGCTGTCCGTGCGTACGCCGATGTAGGTGGTCGCTACGCCCTTCTGCGAGACCACATCGAAGCGCGCATCACGTTCAAACAAAGGTATCAGCAACGGAGGTATGGTATTGAGGGCCAAGTCTGCGGCCCCTGCCAAAAGACGCATGGCGCGGGTGTTGTCATCGCGCACGATCATCAGTCGCACCCGAGCCACCTGCGCACGCCCCCGATGCCAATACGGGTTGGCGCAAAGCGTGAGGGTGCGCGAATGTTGGCCGCAAAGCCGATACGCTCCCGATCCAACGACATGACCTCTGCGCTCGATCACGCGAGAATGGCGATAGCGCCTCGGCAATATGGGTAGTTCCAAATCGGTCAGAAATGTGGCGTGAGACTCGCGCAATGTGAAAACTACGGTCTGCAAGTCGGGCGCCGTCATCGACTGAATGCGCCCATAGGTCTCGCGATAACGGCTTGCCAATTCCGGGTCCATGGCGCTCTCAAACGTCGCCATGACGTCATTCGCATCAAGCGGCGAGCCATCGCTGAAACGAAGACCCGTGCGAAGACGAACACGATAGCGCCGCGCATCAAGCGTGGTTACTTCCTCAGCAAGTTCCGGCAGGGCCTCAAGCGAAAACGGATCAATCTGAATCAACGACGTAAACAAAAGTCGACTCACTTTTAAGCTATATGCATCCCCCACAAACCTGGGATCGATTTCCTGAATCTCGGTGGGCAAGAGAACGGTAACGGCTTCCTTCGCCGGTGCTGCGACTAAGGGAGAAGTGTGACACCCCAGTAAACCGAGCAAGAACCAGAACAGCCCGCTCCCACCTGTCTCCGCAAGGCTGTTGCGTTT encodes:
- a CDS encoding tetratricopeptide repeat protein — protein: MARSQPRRWLLLSVWMTATIGGSPAMAQNLDRWGRELIDIEASAAHLRSRPMRVQKLRSATYVEERLADGELFYRLKDYLRASVIFTDIVEHYEGHRAYPDALMLLGESLYSAGDTYGARTRFRQILEHAEQQAYQPYVQRALGRLIDIALKTRDFRGVEGYFDKLNRIPPSKVEAATVYAKAKYLYSRAVDLELSASEGDEFNPSSVIQNEAELGRSEAAFRAIGAKSAYRAQADYFLGVILSLKQNYPEALKAFRRVVQQRRGTGELEAIRQLAYLALGRLYYETLKLASAVKAYQSVPRTSVYFDTALYEIAWVYIRQGDSVRAERSLDVLALAAPLSRYIPDAKLLRGNLLLRNGNFKAANQAFNDVIRVVKPVNKQLAAVLARHDDLRTYFRGLVGDNIDTFSLETFIPEKALLWAPPDANMKRAMRVIADFGDASQALKETEQLVQRLDGALRAENSANIFADLRLLGEQSVLLHNRLYIARSRVAAVDDRSRPGHAELQSVRSERRRLEGLLKAIPQSQEALDARERDARRQHSALRRELRELEVEVSGLRARLAALETITKGTPKTLEHGADGSVDMARELEHHETAVASYEQRIGELRLAIEQAQLRVGIDDERYQYDEANRNAYRSLVKRERELLSAARLSRNPQVDVLLAKAERVEKTLDAYDATLKKAAQDRAQDMLSKVAEEVLKLEDYHTQIAQLGSDSEEAVGDVAFGAFQHLQTRFHDLVLRADVGKVDLVWAIREEHRLRVEALTTARAREIQTLDDEFREIMDEQDGSSADQEQTP
- a CDS encoding sigma-54-dependent Fis family transcriptional regulator yields the protein MRYVTSVSATILIIDDERNIRRVLEMVLTGEGFEVREAETAEQGLKILERENIDAVILDVRLPGMNGVEALAAIRARPDASRIPVLMISGHAGIQDAVAAVQLGATDFFEKPLDRERVLISVRNALKTRELESEVEQLRKRTQDQGEIMGKSPAIEDLHLQIAKVAPTNGRVLITGESGTGKELIARALYRQSQRSQGPFVKVNCAAIPGELIESELFGYEKGAFTGAQKPRRGLFEAAHHGTLFLDEIGDMSLGAQAKVLRVLQSGELTRVGSEQTITVDVRVIAATHRDLEREVALGTFREDLFFRLNVVPLRSPALRERRQDIPLLAKAFLDAYALESGIKAKPIDDVVLKELEKREWPGNVRELKNIVERMAILSGERISLEDLPESPPNEKPVPSHAGVFEEFGLVSAGHYESLREFRHRAERSYITYILNNYSWNVSRAASALGLERTNLHKKMRNYAIKRED
- a CDS encoding HD domain-containing protein gives rise to the protein MLLRDAVHGLIVLEGAAEQLILGLLETREVQRLRRVRQLGLASLVFPGAEHSRFSHALGAAHVMVRLLERLKEVQEGCPVEMRMSPMDELDAVAAAFLHDVGHGPFSHLFEEVMPQARSHEAWGIDIVLDPSTDVNRVLSKLDRELPTRVAGLMQGKHRLPYLTRAISGMLDVDRCDYLLRDSQLTGVRYGIYDLDWLLRALCLGELEDGSWVIAIEGRKGLPSIEGFFIARHFMYQQVYHHKATRAAEALVRGLFARLAELLRDGARLPSAPKALRLAALGEHVGLSDYLDLDDAVLLNSLAEWRRGPDALLGEFCECFLNRRLPKTLPLPAAPSDDELGAKVLSRAREIAHGRGLREDLWVWLDVTTDIPYAEPTDDTQQGMWVKLRHQPLLRLGDMSFLLGQLRNKVITQPRLLFPEAIRSDVLHAVEGLLS
- a CDS encoding HIT family protein yields the protein MTIFSKILSGEIPCHRVYEDTHVLAFLDVAPLSRGHILVIPKEAKERLDQLSDEAAAAIGRVLPRLARALMRVTGCENYNVLQNNGALAHQAVLHVHFHIIPKFSRDDGLSIGWKPRSIEAPDASALAHALHGALRQEG
- a CDS encoding superoxide dismutase, translated to MSFELPQLPYDKSALEPYMSAETFDYHYGKHHAAYVTNLNKAIADTPYAKQSLEAIIMSAQGGVFNNAAQHWNHSFFWKCLGPNAGGNPGGDLASAIKRDFGSFDDFKSQFATAAAGQFGSGWAWLVLDKDALRITTTANADLPMKHGQKALFTVDVWEHAYYIDYRNARPKFVETVLDKLANWKFVESNLKG
- a CDS encoding ABC transporter substrate-binding protein; this encodes MDQTRIFSKRNSLAETGGSGLFWFLLGLLGCHTSPLVAAPAKEAVTVLLPTEIQEIDPRFVGDAYSLKVSRLLFTSLIQIDPFSLEALPELAEEVTTLDARRYRVRLRTGLRFSDGSPLDANDVMATFESAMDPELASRYRETYGRIQSMTAPDLQTVVFTLRESHATFLTDLELPILPRRYRHSRVIERRGHVVGSGAYRLCGQHSRTLTLCANPYWHRGRAQVARVRLMIVRDDNTRAMRLLAGAADLALNTIPPLLIPLFERDARFDVVSQKGVATTYIGVRTDSDSLRDRRVREAIAYAIDRQALIDAKFGGRATLADGFIPEGHWAYDATLPSYPYRPERARALIAEARRNGVNVGRIRLRTSADRMRLGIGRAVAAMLHQVGIEVDVWPSETATLLEDLRHGRFELAILALPEVFEPHVLSWFFASAHIPTETQVGANRWRYKNSALDRLFEQGVKQGDITKRRPIYQEVQRLLARDLPAIALWHEDNIAVVRTGQLSRYRVPRDGRLGTLALPAKP